The Lentzea guizhouensis genome contains a region encoding:
- a CDS encoding STAS domain-containing protein: MLRIHVVGTSAAQTEVTLSGMLDVAGSAALLAKLDQLIEEGRHHLVIDVSGVTFCNSSGISALVRSRARAVEMTGSLRLTSPSPAVRRVLDLTGLARMFEH, from the coding sequence GTGTTGCGCATCCACGTCGTCGGCACCTCGGCCGCCCAGACCGAGGTGACCCTGAGCGGCATGCTGGACGTGGCCGGTTCGGCGGCGCTGCTCGCGAAGCTCGACCAGCTGATCGAGGAGGGACGGCACCACCTCGTCATCGACGTCTCCGGTGTCACCTTCTGCAACTCCAGCGGCATCAGCGCGCTGGTCCGCAGCCGGGCCAGGGCCGTCGAGATGACCGGTTCGCTGCGGCTGACCTCACCGAGCCCGGCGGTGCGGCGGGTGCTGGACCTCACCGGTCTCGCCCGCATGTTCGAGCACTGA
- a CDS encoding PPE domain-containing protein — MSGRDKGYYSEEHEPSAKQVRRARRLSRQRRANLREDAFDAGTIRWDAYTHQQLWDMVHSADLPGMSVRTGQWQELAPRLRDTSRSVQDIANKLASSWRGPSAELAAQAASALTSWGETVGDSTARVAKGLDDYTSVLQETKRRLPEPVHYWAERRFNEGYDVKVADGPQGLNLLEQLTDDHMPTKVEARNAKAETVAVMQVYESESRNTRSTLPVFDTAPPTAQQPGPAAPPPPVVAGPEAPRGPEATPKPPERVPVPDVPRPVSEAPTARASRRSARRHRTLPGTTSGGPGTHGGRAASRRVRPERRAAPVRDARHRSGNAGQHRSRDAGRRRCARPAAGTRHRGGSGRSRRGRGAGNAGVRHDAAAVRRRR, encoded by the coding sequence ATGAGCGGGCGCGACAAGGGCTACTACTCCGAAGAGCACGAGCCGAGCGCGAAGCAGGTCCGACGCGCGAGGAGGCTCAGCCGGCAGCGCCGCGCGAACCTGCGCGAGGACGCGTTCGACGCCGGGACCATCCGCTGGGACGCCTACACGCACCAGCAGCTGTGGGACATGGTGCACTCGGCCGACCTGCCGGGGATGTCCGTGCGGACCGGTCAGTGGCAGGAGCTCGCACCCCGGTTGCGCGACACGTCGCGGTCGGTGCAGGACATCGCGAACAAGCTCGCCTCGTCGTGGCGTGGCCCGTCGGCGGAGCTGGCCGCCCAGGCCGCGTCGGCGCTGACCTCGTGGGGCGAGACGGTCGGTGACTCCACCGCGCGGGTCGCCAAGGGCCTGGACGACTACACGTCGGTGCTGCAGGAGACCAAGCGGCGGCTGCCGGAGCCCGTGCACTACTGGGCGGAGCGGCGCTTCAACGAGGGCTACGACGTCAAGGTGGCCGACGGACCGCAAGGCCTGAACCTGCTCGAACAGCTCACCGACGACCACATGCCGACCAAGGTCGAGGCGCGCAACGCCAAGGCGGAGACGGTGGCCGTCATGCAGGTCTACGAGAGCGAGAGCAGGAACACCCGCAGCACCCTGCCTGTGTTCGACACGGCACCGCCGACCGCGCAGCAGCCGGGCCCCGCTGCCCCGCCACCGCCGGTGGTGGCCGGGCCGGAAGCACCCCGCGGGCCGGAAGCGACGCCGAAGCCACCGGAGCGCGTCCCGGTCCCGGACGTGCCGAGGCCGGTGTCCGAGGCACCGACAGCACGGGCGTCGCGTCGGTCGGCCCGCCGCCACCGGACCTTGCCCGGCACGACGTCCGGCGGTCCCGGCACCCACGGCGGCCGGGCGGCTTCACGACGGGTGCGCCCGGAGCGCAGGGCGGCACCGGTCCGGGATGCCCGGCACCGGTCCGGGAATGCCGGGCAGCACCGGTCCCGGGATGCCGGGCGCCGCCGGTGTGCTCGGCCAGCAGCCGGGACGCGGCACCGCGGCGGCTCTGGGCGGTCGCGGCGTGGCCGGGGCGCCGGGAACGCCGGGGTACGGCATGATGCCGCCGCCGTTCGGCGCCGGCGGTGA
- a CDS encoding helix-turn-helix domain-containing protein, which translates to MQHDAEVASGVLVVRASGAAAAKAAFTGAPSTPESIQLLMRCPVHRSVPEDVHVFGDCSLHVLPAGAVVLTVPETKLSTGFSELHPLMFQPVQVGLELRTVFTGAVGHVLAARDVLDPVGVALHLTGLAELVLRSALREELHRADIATGHRRAALEHIRAHLAEPSLTPSQVAKALNISLRRLYQVFEGEPNVAERIKVLRIDRAKALLADPSKADRGVGEISRDCGFVSATHFSRAFRALVGQPPTEYRRRALTR; encoded by the coding sequence GTGCAGCACGACGCAGAGGTCGCGAGCGGTGTCCTGGTCGTGCGTGCTTCCGGTGCGGCAGCGGCGAAAGCGGCGTTCACCGGAGCGCCGTCCACCCCGGAGTCCATCCAGTTGCTGATGCGGTGCCCGGTGCACCGCTCGGTGCCGGAGGACGTGCACGTGTTCGGCGACTGCTCGCTGCACGTCCTGCCGGCCGGCGCGGTCGTGCTGACCGTGCCGGAGACCAAGTTGTCGACGGGGTTCAGCGAGCTGCACCCGTTGATGTTCCAGCCCGTCCAGGTGGGACTCGAGCTGCGCACCGTCTTCACCGGCGCGGTGGGCCACGTGCTGGCCGCACGCGACGTGCTCGACCCCGTCGGCGTCGCGCTCCACCTGACCGGACTGGCGGAACTGGTGCTGCGCAGCGCGTTGCGGGAGGAGCTGCACCGCGCCGACATCGCCACCGGGCACCGGCGTGCCGCGCTCGAGCACATCCGCGCGCACCTCGCCGAACCGTCGTTGACCCCGAGCCAGGTCGCCAAGGCGCTGAACATCTCGCTGCGCCGGTTGTACCAGGTGTTCGAGGGGGAGCCGAACGTCGCCGAGCGGATCAAGGTGCTGCGCATCGACCGGGCGAAGGCGCTGCTGGCGGATCCGTCCAAAGCCGACCGCGGCGTCGGTGAGATCTCCCGCGACTGCGGGTTCGTCAGTGCGACGCACTTCTCCCGGGCCTTCCGCGCGCTGGTCGGGCAGCCGCCGACGGAGTACCGCCGCCGCGCGCTGACGAGGTGA
- a CDS encoding ESX secretion-associated protein EspG, with the protein MARRLPATGAVVLSHLEFDLVWEDLGFGDLPAALDVPSHGATEAERDQLAAGVAETLAGAGLVDDHDDVVPELEELLGMLHHHAVSVDALVFADQPWRVLAAVRGSRGVLAVLNNEELALEPMARDDLVRAVVKVLGEHPAGPGEQVRLPRAAYSAALQGYVDHGYHGLERALADAGVRGSAMRPLITIAEAGRIGAGQLAVTGGRGRSPVLTWSDTKAGRYAITTEHVHEEQWVRVVPADPAWITRRLTDMVAEAG; encoded by the coding sequence ATGGCACGGCGTTTACCGGCAACCGGCGCGGTGGTCCTGTCCCACCTCGAGTTCGACCTGGTGTGGGAGGACCTCGGCTTCGGTGACCTGCCCGCCGCGCTCGACGTGCCCTCGCACGGTGCGACGGAGGCCGAGCGGGACCAGCTGGCGGCCGGCGTGGCCGAGACGCTCGCCGGCGCCGGGCTGGTCGACGACCACGACGACGTCGTTCCCGAGCTGGAGGAACTGCTCGGGATGCTGCACCACCACGCGGTGTCCGTCGACGCGTTGGTGTTCGCCGACCAGCCGTGGCGGGTGCTCGCCGCGGTCAGGGGCAGCCGGGGTGTGCTCGCCGTGCTCAACAACGAGGAGCTGGCACTCGAACCCATGGCGCGCGACGACCTGGTGCGGGCGGTGGTGAAGGTGCTCGGTGAGCACCCGGCCGGGCCGGGCGAGCAGGTGCGGCTGCCGCGGGCGGCGTACTCGGCCGCCTTGCAGGGGTATGTGGACCACGGCTACCACGGCTTGGAACGGGCGTTGGCCGACGCGGGGGTGCGGGGCAGCGCGATGCGGCCGCTGATCACCATCGCCGAGGCGGGCCGGATCGGCGCCGGACAGCTGGCGGTGACCGGCGGCCGGGGGCGTTCACCGGTGCTCACCTGGTCGGACACCAAGGCGGGCCGGTACGCCATCACGACCGAGCACGTCCACGAGGAGCAGTGGGTCCGGGTGGTCCCCGCCGACCCGGCGTGGATCACCCGGCGCCTCACCGACATGGTGGCCGAGGCCGGTTAG
- a CDS encoding CHAP domain-containing protein, which translates to MDTRAIALQFAKRMVAHRNALAGKADDTMRVQFALHQASGALQDQRDVTRKAAGEVLGEWDGATAEQFHRRSDRLAEQIRATASISTRAEKAVAGAGSALITGHTAAQRLIDEYVTKAAALLDTAVASGSQAALMKAVAAAADLEPRYTRESVRNVRQVKAELEEAKRELRALERKIEDDGIADPRVAKRGGGARGGAGGATKPSGAKVRKIVTAARGEIGTRESPPGSNRNPYGPTTYWCSSFATAMWRKAGVDIPILPFTGDVYRWGQRNGKAYGNGDLKQNVRPGDVLLFGTGPQSPSTSKHIGIVEKVDGNTVTLIEGNSGDQVRRNTHQLSSTKFYGGVHP; encoded by the coding sequence GTGGACACCAGAGCGATCGCGCTGCAGTTCGCCAAGAGGATGGTCGCGCACCGCAACGCGTTGGCGGGCAAGGCCGACGACACCATGCGCGTGCAGTTCGCGTTGCACCAGGCGAGCGGGGCGCTGCAGGACCAGCGGGACGTCACCCGCAAGGCGGCGGGCGAGGTGCTCGGCGAGTGGGACGGCGCGACCGCGGAGCAGTTCCACCGGCGGTCCGACCGGCTCGCCGAGCAGATCCGGGCGACGGCGTCCATCAGCACGCGGGCCGAGAAGGCGGTGGCGGGTGCGGGCAGTGCGCTGATCACCGGTCACACGGCCGCGCAACGGCTGATCGACGAGTACGTCACCAAAGCCGCCGCGTTGCTCGACACGGCTGTCGCGAGTGGGTCGCAGGCCGCGTTGATGAAGGCCGTGGCCGCCGCGGCCGACCTCGAACCGCGCTACACGCGGGAGTCGGTGCGCAACGTGCGGCAGGTGAAGGCCGAGCTGGAGGAGGCCAAGCGGGAGCTGCGCGCGCTGGAGCGGAAGATCGAGGACGACGGGATCGCCGACCCCCGCGTGGCCAAGCGCGGTGGCGGAGCCCGTGGTGGTGCCGGTGGCGCGACCAAACCGTCCGGTGCGAAGGTGCGCAAGATCGTGACCGCCGCCCGCGGTGAGATCGGCACGCGCGAAAGCCCGCCGGGCAGCAACCGCAACCCCTATGGCCCCACCACCTACTGGTGTTCGTCCTTCGCCACGGCGATGTGGCGCAAGGCCGGTGTGGACATCCCGATCCTGCCGTTCACCGGCGACGTCTACCGCTGGGGCCAGCGCAACGGCAAGGCCTACGGCAACGGCGACCTGAAGCAGAACGTGCGGCCGGGCGACGTGCTGCTCTTCGGCACCGGCCCGCAGAGCCCGTCGACCAGCAAGCACATCGGCATCGTCGAGAAGGTCGACGGCAACACCGTCACGTTGATCGAGGGCAACTCCGGCGACCAGGTGCGCCGCAACACCCACCAGCTCAGCAGCACGAAGTTCTACGGAGGGGTGCACCCGTGA
- a CDS encoding transglycosylase SLT domain-containing protein codes for MSRLSPEQIAQHARAAGFEGQGLTIAIAVALAESNGDTRAHNSKPPDDSYGLWQINMLGAMGPERRRQHGLDSNRDLFDPAVNAKVANAISNDGKSWTPWSTYTNGAYRKYLDIARRAAREAPRRTPPRRGGGGGGGSGGSPRDGFAVRPGALDHYVKQGKDVADDLAAIGTRHVRQVGRIADDSFGRIGKETGFAAALETFGAALHRQVDGVGRNADRLARSTGRLARAYRAQDDAIADDFKRG; via the coding sequence ATGAGCAGGTTGAGTCCCGAGCAGATCGCTCAGCACGCCCGTGCCGCCGGGTTCGAAGGTCAAGGCTTGACCATCGCGATCGCCGTCGCCCTCGCGGAGTCCAACGGGGACACGCGGGCGCACAACAGCAAGCCGCCGGACGACTCCTATGGCCTCTGGCAGATCAACATGCTGGGCGCCATGGGCCCCGAGCGGCGCCGGCAGCACGGGCTCGACTCGAACCGCGACCTATTCGACCCGGCCGTGAACGCCAAGGTGGCCAACGCGATCTCCAACGACGGCAAGTCGTGGACCCCGTGGTCGACCTACACCAACGGCGCCTACCGGAAGTACCTCGACATCGCGCGCCGGGCGGCACGGGAGGCGCCCCGCAGGACACCCCCGCGGCGTGGCGGCGGTGGTGGCGGTGGCAGCGGCGGTTCGCCACGCGACGGGTTCGCCGTGCGGCCCGGTGCGCTCGACCACTACGTCAAGCAGGGCAAGGACGTCGCGGACGACCTCGCGGCCATCGGCACCCGGCACGTGCGCCAGGTCGGCAGGATCGCCGACGACAGCTTCGGGCGGATCGGCAAGGAGACCGGGTTCGCCGCCGCGCTCGAGACGTTCGGTGCCGCGCTGCACCGGCAGGTTGACGGGGTGGGGCGCAACGCGGACCGGCTGGCCAGGTCGACCGGGCGCCTGGCACGGGCCTACCGCGCGCAGGACGACGCGATCGCCGACGACTTCAAGCGAGGATGA
- a CDS encoding MerR family transcriptional regulator gives MDTHDLYPIGDVARRTGLSVSAVRYYADAGVVTPAETTPAGHRLYDVSAIARLELVRTLRELDAGLDEIRQVLAGEATLRELATTHMALLAQHEARLRTRRAVLSAILRQDSTAEQVTLMHKLVGMSDEERDRLVDEFWTEVTTGWQAPDRMVEWWRAARPVLPDDPTAAQLEAWIELAELVSDGEVRQALRRELHEVCTTGAGPLMSSSPMLDAFEEAAPIGQAAMDAARDQVPPDSPRGREIADQWISWLTGVFSVADVPAIPDTPEFRLQTADQMLKGAEWERTRLESEGPFDRYMALVSAVNGTAPEEFSYEWLAAALRASVAPPR, from the coding sequence ATGGACACGCACGATCTTTACCCCATCGGAGACGTCGCGCGGCGGACCGGCCTGAGCGTCAGCGCCGTCCGGTACTACGCCGACGCCGGTGTCGTCACGCCGGCCGAGACGACACCGGCCGGCCACCGCCTGTACGACGTGTCCGCCATCGCACGCCTCGAACTGGTCAGGACGCTGCGCGAGCTCGACGCGGGCCTCGACGAGATCCGGCAGGTGCTGGCCGGCGAGGCGACGTTGCGCGAGCTGGCCACGACCCACATGGCGCTGCTGGCCCAGCACGAGGCGCGGCTGCGCACCCGCCGCGCGGTGCTGTCGGCCATCCTGCGGCAGGACTCCACGGCCGAGCAGGTCACGTTGATGCACAAGCTCGTGGGCATGTCGGACGAGGAGCGTGACCGGCTGGTCGACGAGTTCTGGACCGAGGTCACCACCGGCTGGCAGGCACCGGACCGGATGGTCGAGTGGTGGCGGGCGGCCCGTCCGGTGCTGCCCGACGACCCGACCGCGGCCCAGCTGGAGGCGTGGATCGAGCTGGCCGAGCTGGTCAGCGACGGTGAGGTCCGGCAGGCGCTGCGCCGGGAGCTGCACGAGGTGTGCACGACCGGGGCCGGCCCGCTGATGTCCTCGTCGCCGATGCTGGACGCGTTCGAGGAGGCCGCGCCGATCGGCCAGGCGGCGATGGACGCGGCCCGCGACCAGGTGCCGCCGGACTCGCCGCGGGGTCGCGAGATCGCCGACCAGTGGATCTCGTGGCTGACCGGCGTCTTCTCGGTGGCGGACGTCCCCGCGATCCCGGACACACCGGAGTTCCGCCTCCAGACGGCCGACCAGATGCTGAAGGGTGCGGAGTGGGAGCGCACGCGACTGGAGTCCGAGGGACCGTTCGACCGGTACATGGCGCTGGTGAGCGCGGTGAACGGCACCGCTCCCGAGGAGTTCTCGTACGAGTGGTTGGCCGCGGCACTGCGCGCCTCTGTGGCACCGCCTCGCTGA
- a CDS encoding AraC family transcriptional regulator, with translation MDVFSDVIATVRAGRAKFTRSRLSGRWGYAFGPYPGAGFHVVLEGTCWLIPPSGAPVALGAGDVVFLPHGAVHGLSDSPDRTVAELPLAPEAGPPDHEPTPGQAHLLCGAYRLDRGQAHPFLRTLPEVVHLPARLGDHSALRSAVDLLGADLIEARPGAAAAVPALMDLLLVYLLRAWLDEESARHGPRGGWCVALTDPVVATALQHIHRSPAHPWTVQELGAEVGLSKTAFARRFTSLVGQAPMAYLTWWRLSTGARMLRDGQAPLAAIARTVGYTSEFAFSNAFKREFGTAPGKFRREQRDVAASVR, from the coding sequence ATGGACGTCTTCAGCGACGTGATCGCCACGGTCCGCGCGGGCCGCGCCAAGTTCACCCGCTCCCGCCTGAGCGGCCGGTGGGGCTACGCGTTCGGTCCCTATCCGGGCGCCGGTTTCCACGTCGTCCTCGAGGGCACCTGCTGGCTGATCCCGCCGTCCGGCGCGCCCGTCGCGCTGGGTGCCGGCGACGTGGTGTTCCTGCCGCACGGCGCGGTGCACGGGCTGAGCGACAGTCCGGACAGGACGGTCGCGGAGCTGCCGCTCGCACCGGAGGCGGGCCCGCCGGACCACGAGCCCACACCCGGCCAGGCCCACCTGCTGTGCGGCGCCTACCGGCTCGACCGCGGGCAGGCCCACCCGTTCCTGCGGACGCTGCCCGAGGTCGTCCACCTCCCGGCCCGGCTCGGCGACCACTCCGCGCTGCGCAGCGCGGTGGACCTGCTCGGCGCGGACCTCATCGAGGCCAGGCCCGGTGCCGCGGCGGCTGTTCCCGCTCTGATGGACCTGCTGCTGGTCTACCTGTTGCGCGCCTGGCTCGACGAGGAGTCCGCCCGGCACGGCCCGCGGGGTGGCTGGTGCGTCGCGCTCACGGACCCGGTCGTCGCCACGGCGTTGCAGCACATCCACCGCTCACCCGCGCACCCGTGGACGGTCCAGGAGCTCGGCGCCGAGGTCGGACTGTCCAAGACGGCGTTCGCCCGCCGGTTCACCTCGCTCGTCGGGCAGGCTCCGATGGCCTACCTGACCTGGTGGCGGCTGAGCACCGGCGCCCGGATGCTGCGCGACGGCCAGGCACCGCTGGCCGCGATCGCCCGCACCGTCGGCTACACCTCGGAGTTCGCCTTCTCCAACGCCTTCAAGCGCGAGTTCGGCACCGCACCGGGCAAGTTCCGCCGGGAGCAGCGCGACGTGGCCGCCTCGGTCCGCTGA
- a CDS encoding DUF1330 domain-containing protein — protein sequence MTAYVVIDLNVADQDGFQQYVDGVLPLIEKAGARNVLTDADALVLEGDWKPRTLVIHEFADRAAVQAFWDSPEYQPLKELRRRYSTVKVVVGETA from the coding sequence ATGACCGCCTACGTCGTGATCGACCTGAACGTCGCGGACCAGGACGGCTTCCAGCAGTACGTCGACGGCGTGCTGCCGTTGATCGAGAAGGCCGGTGCGCGCAACGTGCTGACCGACGCCGACGCGCTGGTGCTCGAAGGCGACTGGAAGCCGCGCACGCTCGTGATCCACGAGTTCGCCGACCGGGCGGCCGTCCAGGCGTTCTGGGACTCGCCGGAGTACCAGCCGCTCAAGGAGCTGCGCCGCAGGTACTCCACCGTCAAGGTGGTCGTCGGCGAGACCGCCTGA
- a CDS encoding helix-turn-helix domain-containing protein, which yields MDDERNTALGTFLRTHRALVRPEQAGLTAAGRRRVPGLRRDEVALLAGLSAGYYARLEQGHERPTHQTVESLKHALRLDEHAAVELHRLARPATRDRRDRVSPHLLALLDDWTAAPAYVLGRSGDVLARNALATALHDRFTHCGNLHRMIFLDPPDASSSATGPPRPRRRARPARRRRRHCAVGELAIASAEFRRLWAEPGPRGPVRPGTCFLHPDVGELHLRTEVFPISSAPGRRLVAQPAEPGSRSADALVLLSTLAA from the coding sequence ATGGACGACGAGCGGAACACGGCGCTGGGCACGTTCCTGCGCACGCACCGCGCTCTCGTCCGGCCCGAGCAGGCTGGGTTGACCGCCGCGGGGCGCCGCCGAGTGCCTGGGCTGCGCCGGGACGAGGTCGCCCTGCTCGCCGGGCTGAGCGCCGGCTACTACGCCAGGCTGGAACAGGGCCACGAGCGCCCGACCCACCAGACCGTGGAGAGCCTGAAGCACGCGCTGCGACTGGACGAGCACGCCGCCGTCGAGCTGCACCGGCTGGCTCGCCCCGCCACCCGCGACCGGCGCGACCGCGTCAGCCCGCACCTGCTGGCCCTGCTCGACGACTGGACCGCGGCGCCCGCCTACGTCCTCGGCCGCTCCGGTGACGTCCTCGCGCGCAACGCCCTCGCCACCGCGCTGCACGACCGCTTCACCCACTGCGGCAACCTGCACCGGATGATCTTCCTCGACCCGCCGGACGCGAGTTCTTCCGCGACTGGACCGCCGCGGCCGCGCCGCCGTGCACGACCTGCGCGCCGCCGCCGCCGACACTGCGCGGTCGGCGAGCTCGCCATCGCCAGTGCCGAGTTCCGCAGGCTCTGGGCCGAGCCAGGGCCACGCGGCCCGGTCCGGCCCGGCACCTGCTTCCTCCACCCCGACGTGGGCGAGCTGCACCTGCGCACGGAGGTGTTCCCGATCAGCAGCGCGCCCGGCCGGCGACTGGTCGCCCAGCCCGCCGAACCGGGTTCCCGCTCCGCCGACGCCCTGGTGCTGCTCAGCACCCTGGCGGCCTGA
- a CDS encoding helix-turn-helix transcriptional regulator has product MTGTPLGDFLRARREALTPQDVGLPEHGRRRVKGLRREEVAILAGVSSDYYMRLEQGRESSPSAQVVEAVARALQLDAATTEHLWLLVRPAEARPWRGTGGLPVSAQLRQLMDSWSDSPAFVVGPALDVLAGNSMAAALHAGFSPADNLARMVFLDPAGREFYREWDRAAHSCVAEIRAAYGHDPGNTRIAEVVGVLSERSPEFARLWARHNVKPKTQEVKHLRHPRVGDLVIQFSTFTVSGAADQQLVVYQAEPASPTVEAFRRLRAQAGVVSASEVPLG; this is encoded by the coding sequence ATGACCGGCACACCTCTCGGCGACTTCCTCCGTGCCCGGCGCGAGGCCCTGACCCCGCAGGACGTCGGACTGCCCGAACACGGCCGCCGCCGCGTGAAGGGCCTGCGCCGCGAGGAGGTCGCGATCCTCGCGGGGGTGAGCAGCGACTACTACATGCGCCTGGAACAGGGCCGTGAGTCCAGCCCGTCGGCGCAGGTGGTGGAGGCGGTCGCACGGGCGTTGCAGCTCGACGCGGCGACCACCGAGCACCTGTGGCTGCTGGTGCGGCCGGCGGAGGCCAGGCCGTGGCGCGGCACGGGCGGCCTCCCGGTGAGCGCCCAGCTGCGGCAGCTGATGGACAGCTGGTCCGACTCACCGGCGTTCGTCGTCGGGCCCGCGCTGGACGTGCTGGCGGGCAACTCCATGGCCGCCGCGCTGCACGCGGGTTTCAGCCCGGCGGACAACCTGGCCAGGATGGTGTTCCTCGACCCGGCCGGACGCGAGTTCTACCGGGAGTGGGACCGTGCGGCGCACTCCTGCGTGGCCGAGATCCGCGCCGCGTACGGGCACGATCCCGGCAACACGCGCATCGCCGAGGTCGTGGGCGTGCTGTCCGAGCGCAGTCCGGAGTTCGCGCGGCTGTGGGCGCGGCACAACGTGAAGCCCAAGACCCAGGAGGTCAAGCACCTGCGCCACCCGCGGGTGGGTGACCTGGTGATCCAGTTCTCGACGTTCACCGTCAGCGGCGCCGCGGACCAGCAGCTGGTGGTCTACCAGGCCGAACCCGCTTCGCCGACGGTGGAGGCGTTCCGGCGGCTGCGTGCGCAGGCCGGCGTGGTGAGCGCGTCGGAGGTCCCGCTGGGCTGA
- a CDS encoding SDR family NAD(P)-dependent oxidoreductase, which translates to MSTWFITGASRGLGAEIARTALRAGDDVVVAVRNPDRVPEDLKTAPNALVVALDVTDAAAVPGAVRAATERFGGIDVLVNNAGRGLLGALEEITDAEARSLFDLNVFGLITMTRAVLPGMRAQGSGKIVHIGSRSGFEGEPGVSLYSASKFAVAGISEALSAELAPFGVQSMVVEPGVLRTDFLDASSLSLAAERIADYDGTPAHVTLDWAGTANHTQLGDPVKCAALIHEVTSGDELPTHLYLGPDTLDRLQVKLAQVERDLAPWREKSAATAHEDVAAL; encoded by the coding sequence ATGTCCACCTGGTTCATCACCGGAGCGTCCCGCGGCCTCGGCGCGGAGATCGCCCGCACCGCCCTGCGCGCCGGTGACGACGTCGTGGTCGCCGTGCGCAACCCGGACCGCGTGCCGGAAGACCTGAAGACGGCGCCGAACGCGTTGGTCGTCGCGCTGGACGTCACCGACGCCGCCGCCGTCCCCGGCGCCGTGCGGGCCGCCACCGAGCGCTTCGGCGGGATCGACGTGCTGGTCAACAACGCGGGCCGCGGTCTGCTCGGCGCGCTGGAGGAGATCACCGACGCCGAGGCGCGGTCCCTGTTCGACCTCAACGTCTTCGGTCTGATCACCATGACCCGCGCCGTGCTGCCCGGCATGCGGGCGCAGGGTTCCGGCAAGATCGTCCACATCGGATCGCGGTCGGGTTTCGAGGGCGAGCCGGGCGTGAGCCTGTACAGCGCGTCGAAGTTCGCGGTGGCCGGGATCAGCGAGGCGCTGTCGGCCGAGCTGGCGCCGTTCGGCGTCCAGTCCATGGTGGTCGAGCCGGGCGTGTTGCGCACCGACTTCCTCGACGCCAGCTCGCTGTCGCTCGCGGCCGAGCGGATCGCCGACTACGACGGCACGCCCGCCCACGTGACCCTGGACTGGGCCGGCACGGCCAACCACACCCAGCTGGGCGACCCGGTCAAGTGCGCGGCCCTGATCCACGAGGTCACCAGCGGCGACGAGCTGCCCACCCACCTGTACCTGGGCCCCGACACGCTCGACCGCCTGCAGGTGAAGCTCGCCCAGGTCGAGCGCGACCTGGCGCCGTGGCGGGAGAAGTCCGCCGCCACCGCCCACGAGGACGTCGCCGCGCTCTGA